In one window of Mobula birostris isolate sMobBir1 chromosome 25, sMobBir1.hap1, whole genome shotgun sequence DNA:
- the LOC140187896 gene encoding cytochrome P450 2D26-like, producing MDILVFPQLLLNLFDRFTVLAVFCTVFCLVFDFMKRRKTCANYPPGPRGFPFVGNILQVDLSNPLLSFAKLWKKYGDVVSLEFGWTNLVVLSGYKTLKEALVKKSEDFADRPSLRIYEKFLEQHGEGIVFAKYGDWWKQQRKFSILTLKNFGLGKKSLELRIVEEAEFLIQGFESEQDLPFDPYFHLTYATSNIICSIVFGERFDYSDKKFLQLLHMLQESFMLEGGFWGQLVNAFPFLYYLPGPQNKIFQNLRKMAQFLQEIITSHKESWDPNYTRDFIDAFLTQQEKMRNTPNTSFLEDKMITSLLGLFAAGTETTSTTLNWGLLFMVLHPDVQSRVHEEIDRVIGKGRRPRLEDREEMPFTNAVIHEIQRLGNIVPISLPHQTYRDTTVMGYTIPKGTMIIPNISSALLDEDIWLTPHQFNPGHFLDSDGKFVKPEAFIPFSAGHRVCLGEQLAKTELFIFFTSILQRFTLFLPENEARPSYKEAQFGITLCPLPYRLCAKAR from the exons ATGGACATCTTGGTTTTCCCGCAGCTCCTGCTCAATCTGTTCGACAGGTTCACGGTGCTGGCCGTGTTCTGCACCGTCTTTTGCCTGGTCTTTGACTTCATGAAGAGGCGGAAGACGTGTGCGAACTATCCTCCCGGGCCCCGGGGGTTCCCTTTCGTCGGGAACATCCTGCAAGTGGATCTGAGCAACCCTCTCCTGTCATTTGCAAAG CTGTGGAAGAAGTACGGCGATGTGGTGAGTTTAGAGTTTGGATGGACAAACCTGGTGGTGCTGAGTGGCTACAAGACCCTGAAAGAGGCTCTGGTGAAGAAATCGGAAGACTTTGCAGATCGGCCCAGCCTTCGAATCTATGAGAAGTTCTTAGAGCAGCATGGGGAAG GTATCGTGTTTGCAAAGTACGGAGACTGGTGGAAGCAACAGAGGAAATTTTCAATCTTGACCCTGAAGAACTTTGGGCTCGGAAAGAAGTCCCTCGAATTGCGAATTGTGGAAGAGGCTGAATTTTTAATTCAAGGTTTTGAAAGTGAACAAG ATCTCCCTTTTGATCCATATTTCCATTTAACTTATGCGACCTCGAATATcatctgctccattgtcttcggTGAACGCTTTGATTACAGTGATAAGAAGTTCCTTCAACTTTTGCACATGCTTCAAGAAAGCTTTATGTTGGAAGGTGGATTTTGGGGACAG TTGGTGAATGCGTTCCCCTTCCTGTATTACCTTCCAGGACcgcaaaacaaaatatttcaaaatCTGCGCAAAATGGCTCAATTTTTGCAAGAAATAATCACAAGTCATAAGGAATCATGGGATCCAAATTATACCAGGGACTTTATTGATGCTTTCTTAACACAACAGGAGAAG ATGAGGAACACACCGAACACAAGTTTCCTGGAGGACAAGATGATTACGTCATTACTAGGCCTCTTTGCTGCAGGTACAGAGACCACATCCACCACCCTAAACTGGGGCTTGCTCTTCATGGTGTTACATCCAGATGTGCAGT CTCGGGTTCACGAGGAGATTGACAGAGTGATTGGGAAGGGTAGAAGGCCAAGATTGGAGGACCGGGAGGAAATGCCATTCACGAACGCGGTTATCCATGAAATACAACGCTTAGGAAATATTGTACCAATCTCACTGCCTCATCAAACATACAGAGATACCACGGTCATGGGATACACCATCCCGAAG GGAACAATGATCATTCCAAACATTTCCTCTGCCTTGCTTGATGAAGATATTTGGTTGACTCCACATCAGTTTAATCCAGGACATTTCCTTGATTCCGATGGAAAGTTTGTGAAACCAGAAGCCTTCATCCCATTCTCAGCAG GTCATCGTGTGTGTCTGGGGGAGCAGCTGGCGAAGACGGAGCTCTTCATCTtcttcacgtccattctccaaaGATTCACGTTGTTTCTCCCGGAAAATGAGGCAAGACCAAGCTACAAGGAAGCTCAGTTTGGAATTACCCTCTGCCCACTGCCCTATCGGCTCTGTGCTAAAGCCAGATAG